Part of the Listeria innocua genome is shown below.
GTAACGGCCCAGCATTTATCGAACGCAGCGCTAACATCCCTCGCGCAGTAAAACATATTCTTGATTCTAAAACATTCGATAACGGAACAATTTGCGCATCTGAGCAATCGGTCGTTGTGGAACGTGTGAATAAAGAAGCTGTCATTGCTGAATTTAGAAAACAAGGAGCACACTTCTTATCAGATGCAGAAGCTGTTCAACTTGGTAAATTCATTTTACGTCCAAATGGATCCATGAACCCAGCAATCGTAGGTAAAAGCGTGCAACATATCGCTAACCTTGCTGGTCTAACTGTTCCAGCTGACGCAAGAGTACTTATCGCTGAAGAAACAAAAGTTGGCGCTAAAATCCCTTATTCAAGAGAAAAATTAGCACCAATCTTGGCTTTCTACACAGCGGAAACTTGGCAAGAAGCTTGTGAACTTAGCATGGATATTCTTTATCACGAAGGAGCTGGACATACTTTAATCATCCACTCTGAAGATAAAGAAATCATCCGCGAATTCGCACTGAAAAAACCAGTTTCCCGTCTCTTAGTTAATACACCAGGAGCACTTGGCGGAATTGGCGCAACAACAAATCTTGTACCTGCTTTAACACTTGGTTGTGGGGCAGTTGGAGGAAGTTCATCATCTGATAATATCGGACCTGAAAATCTATTCAACATTCGTCGCATTGCTACTGGCGTTTTAGAGTTAGAAGATATTCGTAAAGAAGAAAACCAAGCAACACCTGAACTTTCGGTTGATGCAGACGCACTCATCCAAAGTTTAGTAGAAAAAGTTTTAGCAGAATTAAAATAAAAAATAAAACACTAATTGGAGGAATTTTAAAATGGCAAACGCAAACGCATTAGGTATGATCGAAACAAAAGGTTTAGTAGGAGCAGTAGAAGCAGCAGACGCAATGGTGAAAGCAGCTAACGTAACACTTATGGGTAAAGAACAAGTTGGTGGCGGTCTAGTAACAGTTATGGTTCGCGGTGATGTTGGCGCAGTTAAAGCAGCAACAGATGCAGGCGCAGCAGCAGCTGAACGCGTTGGTGAATTATTATCTGTACACGTAATTCCACGTCCACACAGCGAAGTAGACGCAATTCTACCAAAAAGCGCTGAATAAGAAAAATTTCTAACATAAATCAGGAAAAAGCGTGAGCGTAGGGCATAAGGGTTCCATCAGACTCGGAAAATGCCTAAAACTTTCGCTTTTTACCAGATTTAAGCAAGACAAAGCTTCCCATCATTACTAACACCAATTGTAAATGGGACAAAAGGATGTGGTTCTTTGGCTATTTTGACAGAAGATGAGTTACGAAAAGCCTACTTACACACCGATTTAAAAACAAAGAAAAAATTAGATATAAAAAAAGGAACGATTATTACTCCATCAGCTAAGAGTTTTTTATCTGAAAAGAAAATCGACCTTCATTATATTGATGAAATTTCAGAAACAAAAGTAGTAGTGGAGCCAGTGAAAAAAGAAACTGCTAGAGCAAAATTCCAAACGATTTATGGTGGTTCAGTAGATGAAAAGCCAGAACATATGACGCATTTACGCGGCAACTTGCTTGTATTTAAAGACCATCCTCAAATCGCTTTCCGCGGAAAATTAGATACGCTTGAAGCTGAAATCCTGGAAACCCAGTGTTCTGTTGCTAGTGAATTTAAAGATCTTGCGGAAGATTTACAAGAAATCCTCACCTTTGTAAGAAATATTGTACGATCGGAAGTTTTAAACGAGCAAATCGAAACGGTTAATTTGCTTGGAATGGACGAAAAAGAACTGCGGGAACGTAGTCATAATCCGAAAAAATACTACCAAATGACACATTTTATGCCCGATTATACGATGGGGAATGCTGTTATTCGGTTAAACAAATTAAGAACGATGGTTCGTGAAACGGAATTAACTGCTTTTGCAGCATTTAAGGAAGCGGATTATTCGGTAAAAAGACCAGATATTATTCAAGCGCTTAACAGGTTATCCAGTTTGTTTTGGATACTAATGTTCCGCGTAAGAACTGGTGAATATAAAAAGTAAGGAGGCTTATTCATGAATAATGAGTTAATAACAAGCCTTATTGAAGAAGTCACTCGCCGTGCATTACTTGAAACTGGCGTAGAAGTAGAAGCATCCGGTCGTCACGTCCATTTAGATCGTGAGACAGTTGATGCACTTTTTGGACCTGGGTATGAACTTACTCATTTCCGTGACCTATCTCAACCAGGTCAATATGTTTGTAAAGAAAGAATTAGCATTGTTGGACCAAAAAGCGTGATTCATAACGTAGTAATTCTTGGACCAATCCGTAAAAAAACACAAGTAGAAATTAGTGCTACAGACGGTACCGCACTTGGTATTAAAGCACCTGTCCGCGAAAGTGGAGACATAGCCGGGACACCAGGAATTTTACTTTTATCTGCTAAAAACAGTGTTCAATTAACTGAAGGACTTATTGTTGCAAAACGCCATATTCATATGACGCCAGAAGATGCAGCAAAACAACAAGTAACACAAAGTGAAATTGTTCAAGTGAAAATTAATGGCGACAGACCACTGATTTTTGACGATGTGGTCGTTCGAATTAGCCCTGATTTTGCTACATATATGCATATTGATTACGACGAAGCCAACGCATGCGGCTTTAAAAAGGGAATTCGAGGTCAAATAATTAAGAAAACAAAGGCAAAATGAGTATGGAAATGGAAGCTCTAATAAAAGCCGTCACCGAGGAAGTCATGAGACGATTACAACTTCCAGATAAAAAAATGATTATCATGGGGCAAGATTCAGAACACACTCTCAGACAGTGTTATCAAAAAGAATATCAAGTTTCGCTTTATGATCGTTCTGAACGTACCTGTGACATTTTATTATTAGAAGAAATGGAAATCGCTGAATTAGCTCGAATCAGTTTGCTTGCACCAATGAATAAAAAAGAACAATTTATCACAGATCATCTTTTAGAAGAACGTCCTACTTGGATCATGAAAAGCGGAATTAAAGCAAATGCTTATAAACGTTCTGCTAAATATGGTATCAGACAGCTCCTTCAAGAATATGAAGAAAAACTCGCTCGTTTTGGCGTAGAATATATCGATAATCCGGTGAAAAACGTGAAAACGAGCAAAGTAATTAGCGAACAAGATGTGATTAAACTCACGAAGAACAAAAGCGAATTCATTTTGCCAGAGGGAAGTTTCTTAACACCACTTGCAAAAGATTATTTACAGGAAAACCGAATTAGCATTAAAGAAAGTTAGGAAGGAAGAGCGGCATGCAAATTGGAAAAGTTACCGGGAGTTTATGGGCGACAAGAAAAGATGAAAAACTGAATGGTTTAAAACTACTACTAGTAGAGATTTGTACCGATGAAGTGGAAGATAAAAGACATTCCATAGTGGCAGCTGATAATGCCGGAGCAGGAAACGGTGATCTCGTGCTCGTTACAACTGGTAGCGCAGCACGAGCATCTACTGGGGATAATACAATACCAGTGGACGCGTGTATCGTCGGCATTATCGACTCGGTAGAACGTTATGGCTGAACAGTCCTTAGGTATTCTTGAACTCAGGAGCATAAGTAAAGGTTACGAAATGGCCGATGTTTTTTTAAAAGCTGGCAATGTAACTTTATTTACTTTTCGTCCGACATGTCCTGGTAAATTTTTGATTATTTTGCAAGGTGCTTCCGGTGAACTTACTAGTGCGATGCAAGATGCAAAAGAAGAAGCAGGGAAATTTCATGTTTCTTCTTATATTTTGCATATGGCGCACGAAGAATTACTTGCTTTTCTAAACAATAAACACCCTAAAGTTGATGTTGATGCAGTAGGAATTATCGAAATCAGTCAATTGGGTGCTGGGCTAAACGCGGTGAATGAAGCGCTAAAAAAATCAGCTATTCATTTAAAACGAATGACGCTCGGTGCTTCGATTGGTGGGAAATTTGTGGCTGTTTTTACAGGGGAAGTTAGTGCTATTCAAGAAGGGATGCGGATTCTAATCGAAACCGCAGAACCAAAAAAGGTGATACATCATACGGTCATTCCTTCTCCTGATGAACTTTTAAAACGCTATCTATAGAATGGAGGAACACTTTTGAGCATTAATGAAATTATTATTTATTTAATGGTAATCTTTATGATTCTAGGAGCCATTGACAAAATTATCGGTAACAAATTTGGCTTAGGAGCACAATTTGAAGAAGGTATTATGGCAATGGGATCGCTAACTCTAGCTATGGTCGGTATTATTACTTTAGCACCAGTTTTAGCGAAAATTTTAAGCCCGATTGTTGTACCAATTTATACAGCGCTTGGGGCTGACCCAGCAATGTTTGCTACAACTTTACTTGCGAATGATATGGGTGGTTTTGCGCTAGCTCAAGAACTTGCGCTAACGCCTGATGCTGGTCTTTTTGCAGGAGCTATTTTAGGCTCAATGATGGGACCAACAATTGTTTTCACGATTCCAGTAGCACTTGGAATTATTAAAAAAGAAGACCATAAATACCTAGCGACTGGTGTACTATCTGGTATTATTACGATTCCAATCGGTTGTTTAATCGGTGGTCTTGTAGCTGGATTTTCACCAATCATGATTTTCAAAAACTTAGTACCAATTCTTCTTGTAGCTGTACTTATTATGTTAGGTCTTTGGTTCAAACCAGAAGGCATGATTAAAGGCTTTACGATTTTCGGAAAAGGGGTAGTAATTGTTGCTACTATCGGACTTGTGGCTGGAGCTATTCAACAACTTACTGGTTTAACTATTATTCCAGGAATTGCACCAATTGGCGAAGGTATCGAAATCGTTGGTGGTATCGCACTAGTTCTAGCAGGAGCTTTCTGTTTAGTTTTTGTTATTACGAAAGTGTTCAACAAACCACTTATGAAAATGGGTAAATTACTTGGTATGAATGAAGTTGCAGCGGCTGGTATGGTTGCGACACTTGCAAATAGTATCCCAATGTTCCAAATGCTAAAAGATATGGATGAGCGCGGTAAAATTATTAACGTTGCTTTTGCAGTATCTGCGGCCTTTGTTTTAGGGGATCATCTAGGTTTCACAGCTGGGGTTGCCCAAGATATGATTTTCCCGATGATTGTCGGAAAACTTGTCGGAGGAGTAACTGCAGTAGCTGTAGCTATCTACATGGCTAACCGAATGATGAAGAAAAATAAAGCAAAAGAACAAACGGCGGTGAAAGATAATGGCTGATATTAGTAAAGAATTAATTGAGCAGCTAGTAAAACAAGTTGTCCTAGAAAAAATGGGTCAAAGTTCCAAACACGTTGACCCAAGTGGTATTTTATCCGTTAAACTTCCAGAAGTAAGAGTTTCTGAAGAAGACCGTTTAGATACTGGTAACCCTAGTGATGTTGTTTATACAAAAGATTTAGTAACATTAGAAGAAAGTAAACGTCTAGGTTTTGGTCTAATGGAAATGAAAGATACAACATTTGATTGGTTCTTAGATTACGATGAAGTAGATTATATTATTGAAGGCAGACTAGATGTTGTCATCGATGGTAGAAATGTTTCTGCAGGACCAGGCGAACTGATTTTCATTCCAAAAGGAAGCCAAATTAAGTTCTCTGTAACTGGAGAAGCGAGATTCATTTATGTTACTTATCCGGCTGATTGGCAGTCACAATAATCATAAAAAAACGATTTCGGCAACATTTGCTGAAATCGTTTTTTATTTAAGTGAATCGCGATATTCTTTAGGAGTCATATCGAACTCTTTCTTAAAGACTTTGCAAAAATAACTAGCACGCGAAAATCCTAAATTCTTTGCAATCGTGTGGACGGCCCAGTCACTTTTTTCTAGTTGTTCCTTTGCATATAGCATTTTTTGTTCATTGACGTAATTAATAAAATTGATATTCAATTCGTTTTTAAATAATTTACTTAAATAAAAGGGGCTTAAATAAACATAATTGGCTACTTCTTCTAGAGTGATGGAACGATGAATGTTCTTTTTAATGTAGCGAATAGCTTGTTTGATTTCTTTATGTTCACCACTCGTTTTACTGGATGTGGCAGCTTCTTTTTTGGGTTGTTTTTGTTTTTCGTGAGCGGTGTAGTAGTCACTTAAAACATCAAGTACTTCGACTGTTTCGAGCGAATGAAGTAGGGCAGAGTGATCTGGATTTTTTTTGTTGAAGTCTTCTTGAATTTGTTGGGTAAATTGATTTTCTACCTGACTATTCATCAAAGGTTGAATATTTACTACTTTTTCTTTCTCCAAAAATCTTCCCTCCTTATTTTATTCTTGCACTAATTATACCATAAAATCGCTTAAAATAACGTTTTATCCTGCATTTTAAACAGAACAATAAATTCTTTTTTATAACAAAATATTGTCATTTTTGCTTTGTGAATTAGAGAAATTGAGAAAAAGTTCACACTGGTGGCTATTTTAAGTGTATACAATGAAAAAAATACGATTTTAAAAGCTTGCACTATTTTGCTTTCTAGCCTGTTAGTGCCCTTGTACCAGTGTTTTAACAGGGATATAATGAGATGGAAATAACGCTTTCACGAGAGGGTGATCTTTTCAATTGAAGATTCAAAAATTAGTATTATGTGCGATGTTGATTGCAATGTGTGTAATTGGCGCAAACATAAAATTAATGGGTTCTGTTGCATTTGACGCAGCCCCAGCTTTTATTGGGACTTTGCTGCTTGGTCCGATGTACGGTGCAGTGCTTGGGATTTTCGGTCATTTAACATCAGCTTTACTTGCGGGATTTCCGCTGACACTACCGATTCATTTGATTGTTGCTGGAATGATGGGCGTAACGATGATTGCTTATGGATTTACGCGCCACAAGCTAGCTGAAAAGAATCAACTAGTTGCTATTAGTGCTTCTAGTGTTGTCGCTTTTGTTTTTAATTGTCCGTTATCATTACTTGCGCTTTATCCATTAATGCATCAAGCGGTATTTGTGTTATTTCCGGTTCTAGCTATTGGTTCGATTTGCAACATTTTTGTCGCAGAAGTCGTTTACCAAGTATTACCAGAACGCTGGAAAAGACGAATTGCCGGGTACTAAACAACTAAATAGGTGAATATATTAATCCGGGAAAGAGGTGGAAATCCTCTACAGGCCCTAGCTACTGTAATTCGGACGAAAGCCAAACATATGTCACTGGAAGAAATTCCGGGAAGACTGGTGAGTAGGTTGATGATAAGTCAGGAGACCGCTAGTATATTCGATATCCAAAAACAACTTCTAAGGGAGCGAGTTGTCTTTATTAAACAGATTTTCATGATAAGAAAGTTTCTTTGTGCTACATAGAATTCTTATTGATGTTAAATCTCTAAAAGACGCCAAAGTTCTGTTTGGCGTCTTTTTTTATGGCTAAAGCGAAAGGTGAAAAAAGATGAACAAAATCTTAATTGCAGCCGCATCAAGTGGTGCAGGAAAAACAACCGTAACCCTCGGAATTATGCAAGCTTTGAAAAAAAGAGGCTTCGCGGTTCAGCCATTTAAAGTAGGTCCAGATTATATTGATACGAACTATCATCAAGCAATTACAGGTGTTGCTTCCATTAATTTAGATAGTTTTCTCATTGATGATGACGAGATGCTAGCGTCCCTTTTTCAAAAGCACGGCGAGTCTGCTGATATTTCGGTCATTGAAGGAGTGATGGGATTATTTGATGGGCTTGGGACTGATCGCGATAATGCCAGTACTTCCTTTATTGCCAAATGCACAAAGACACCAGTCATTTTAGTTGTGGATGGAAAAGCTATTTCGACTTCAGCAGCGGCGATTGTTGACGGATTCAATCGTTTTGATCCGGAACTTAAAATTGCTGGCGTCATTATTAATCGAGTTGCCTCAGAAAACCATTTTTCTTTAATCAAAGGGGCGATTGAGCGTTATACGGATGTACCAGTGTTAGGTTACTTGCCAAAAAATGCGGCAGTGGCACTTCCAGAACGGCATCTAGGATTAGTACCACAAGAAGAAATGACTGAGCTCGAAGCAAAATGGGAGCTACTTTCTGACCTCATTACCACGCATGTGGATTTAGACAAATTACTCGAAATAAGCAAATCTAGTGAGAACTTATCTACTTCTAAAGCGCAAATGAAAGTAGCAGATTTTTCTGGGCTTCGTGTCGCTTATGCGCTAGATGCAGCATTTCACTTTTATTATCAAGATAACTTGGATCTGATTCGTTTGACTGGGGCAGAGTTAATTCCATTTAGCCCGCTTGAGGATAACGAGGTTCCGGAAGCAGATTTCATCTATATTGGCGGCGGTTTTCCAGAAATTTTTGCCAAGCAGCTTAATGACAACAGATCTATGCGGAAGTCAATTTTGGCTGCGCACGAAAAGGGCATTCCAATTTACGCCGAATGTGGTGGGTTGATGTACCTTGGTTCGAGTTTAGAAATGGAAGGAAAACAGTATGAAATGGTGGGAGTTTTTAACGGTATTAGTAAGATGACAACAAGGCTGCGGAAGTTTGGCTACTGTATCGCGGAACCTTTAGAAGAAACGTTAATCGGCAAAAAAGGGATGTCGATTCGCGGGCATGAATTTCATCATTCTGTTTTTGAAACGACTGAAACAGCTTGTATGAAACTTTCAAAAAAACGTGACGGTGAAATAGTTAAAGAGTGGCGTGGTGGTTATCAAAAAGGCAATACTTTTGCCAGTTATCTCCATATCCACTTCTACCAAAATCCGGCCATTTTAATGCAGATGTTTGGAGCTGGAAAGAGATGAGCGTACTCTTTTATACCATATCGTTTATTTTAGATTTCATACTAGGTGACCCTTACAGCTGGCCTCATCCTATCAAGGTAATTGGTAACTTTATTCAATTATTAACGAACGCTTTGCGGAAAATTTTTCATGGTAAATCACTGTATTTTGCTGGAGGCCTATTATTCATTCTTACAGTTGGAATGACGGGAATTGTTTCGTGGCTCATCCTTTATATTAGTGCAAAAATTGCTTTTTGGCTTTATGCGGCGGTGTTTATTTACTTAGGGTATACGACACTTGCGATGACTTGCCTTGCGAAGGAGGCGCGGAAAATTCAGCGAACACTCGCGGATGGTGATTTAGAAGCGGCTAGAGTACAAGTTGGGATGATAGTTGGTCGGGATACAGACAAGCTTACGGCAGAACAAATCAGTAAAGCCACCATTGAAACCGTGGCGGAAAACACAGCAGATGGCGTTATAGCACCATTATTTTACTTATTCATTGGAGGACCTGTGCTAGCCTTGATGTATAAAGCCGTGAACACACTTGATTCGATGGTCGGTTATAAAAATGAAAAATATCGCGCCATTGGTTTTGTTTCCGCAAAAATGGATGATTTGGCCAATTTCATTCCAGCAAGGCTATCTTGGTTTTTCCTTGTGATTGCGAGTTTTATTTTGAAGTATGATGGACGCACTGCATGGCGGATAGGGCTTCGTGACCGGAAAAATCATACAAGTCCCAATTGCGCATATCCAGAAGGCGCGGTAGCAGGAGCGCTTGGGATAACACTTGGTGGCACCCATGAATATTTCGGCGAGACAGTTGTTAAACCAACCATCGGCAGTGGAACAAAAGCCGTTACACAAAAAGAAATCAGTCAAACAATTCACTTACTATACACAGCTTCCATTATTGCTTTTCTAATTTTTATCAGTATACATTTAATACTATTTTAAAGGAGTGGCACAATGAACTACATTAAAAATCCAGCCAAAATTGAAGAGAAAAGTTTTGAAATCATTCAACAAATTATTGACGATATTCGACCAGATTATACATTTCAAAACAAACTAGAGGAAGCCATTATCAAACGTGCGATACATACGACAGCAGATTTTGATTACTTGGATAGCCTCGTTTTTCAACAAGATGTTATCCAAAAAATTATTCATGTTCTTAAAAATAAAGGAACCATTTTTACAGATACTAATATGGCGCTTAGTGGTATTAATAAACGGCTGTTAGATGAACTTGGCTGTAGTTATCACTGTTATGTGAGTGATCCAGAAACGATCGAAATTGCCAAACAGCATGGCATCACGCGCTCAATGGCCGGAATTAAACTTGCTTCTTTAAAAGATGGACCGAAAATATTTGTCCTAGGGAACGCGCCAACTGCGGTTTATAAAATTATCGAAATGACGGAAAGCGGGCAATTACAAGCAGAGGCGGTCGTTGCAGTGCCTGTCGGATTTGTCGGGGCAGCTGAATGTAAAGAAGAAATTCTTGAAACCGACATTCCAGCAATTGTCGCTCGTGGTAGAAAAGGCGGTAGTAACCTTGCCGCGGCAATCATTAATGCAATCTTGATTACGATGTAAAGAAGGCGACGAGCAGTGGAAGATTTTATTTATTATAATGGCAAAAAATATCGTAAAGGCTATACAACTGGAACGTGTGCAGCTGCCGCGGCTAAAGCGTGTGTCGAAATGATAGAAAACCAAGAAGAAGTAAGCGCGGTTAAAGTCACAACAACAGGTGGAACTATTCTTGAAATCCCCGTTGCCTATCAACAGTTTTCTGAAAAAAAGGCAACTGCAGCTGTTCAAAAAGATGGCGGGGATGATATTGATGCCACACACGGCATGTGGATTTTTGTTGATGTCGAATTAACAGATAGTCCGGAAGTTACTTTAGATGGAGGCGTTGGAATTGGTCGCGCAACACAAAAGGGTATTTCGGTTGAAGTGGGTGAAGCGGCAATTAATCCGGCACCAAGGAAAAATATTTTAGCTACAGTACGCGAATCACTTGGCGAAAATCGTGGCGCAACCATTTTAGTATATGCTCCTGAAGGGGAAGAACGCGCGAAACGAACAATGAATAGCAACCTCGGTATTATCGGCGGGATTTCCATTTTAGGAACGACAGGTATTGTCACACCGATGTCGGATGAAGGCTGGAAAAAATCATTATCAATGGAGCTCGAAATGAAACGGAACCAAGGACTTGACCAAATTATTCTTGTTCCAGGTAATTACGGCGATGATTTTGTTCAAAATACGCTTGGTTTTGCGAGTGATAACATCGTTTCCATGAGTAATTTCGTTGGTTACATGTTGAAAGAAACCCAACGACTCGCATTTAAGAAAGTATTGATGGTTGGGCATTTTGGCAAATTAGTGAAGGTTTCAGCTGGTATTTTTACGACCTATAGCAAGGATGCGGATGCGCGGGCAGAAATCTTGGTGGCTAACTTGGCTTTACTCGGCGCACCATTATCACTTTTACAAGAAGTAGAGAAGTGTAATACGACAGAGGCTGCAGGCGAATTAATTGAAGCAGCTGGTTTTACTCAAGTTTATGAGGTAATCGCACAAAAAATCAAAGCAAGGTCAGAACGCTTCTTGAAATTCACTAAGCCAAGTGTGGAAATTGATGTCGTTACATTTTCAACTGAAAGAGGCTTACTTGCTGCAACGAAAGACATAGAAGTATTGCGGGAGGAATGGCGATGATTACAGTGGTTGGAATCGGACCAGGAGATACGAATTTGCTAATAAACGCAGCAAGACAAGCTTTATCTTCAGCAGATTCAGTGTATGGATCGAAAAGACAATTACAAGAAATAGCTGAATTAACAACTGCAACGTGCCTATTGTTACCGAAAAAATTAGCAGATTTAAAAAATATTCCTCATCAAAATAAAAACGTCGTGATTTTAGCATCAGGCGATCCACTGCTCTACGGGATTGGCAACTGGGCGATGACGAATTTTTCAGAAGATATTCATATTATCCCGGGAATCAGTGCAATCCAGATGATGTTTCACCAAATCAAGCTGCCGATGAATGATTGTTTTATAACGAGCAGCCATGGTAAAACACCAAATTTCGATTTTTTGCTCCAACATGAAAAAGTCGCAATGGTAACAGATTCCATTATTGGACCATACGAAATAGCTGCTGAAATCTCAAAACGAAATCTAAAAAAAATCATGTTTATCGGTGAAAATTTAAGTTCAACAGAAGAA
Proteins encoded:
- a CDS encoding acetaldehyde dehydrogenase (acetylating), with the translated sequence MALEDKDLRSIQEVRNLIESANKAQKELAAMSQQQIDTIVKAIADAGYDAREKLAKMAHEETGFGIWQDKVIKNVFASKHVYNYIKDMKTIGMLKEDNEKKVMEVAVPLGVVAGLIPSTNPTSTVIYKTLISIKAGNSIVFSPHPNALKAILETVRIISEAAEKAGCPKGAISCMTVPTIQGTDQLMKHKDTAVILATGGSAMVKAAYSSGTPAIGVGPGNGPAFIERSANIPRAVKHILDSKTFDNGTICASEQSVVVERVNKEAVIAEFRKQGAHFLSDAEAVQLGKFILRPNGSMNPAIVGKSVQHIANLAGLTVPADARVLIAEETKVGAKIPYSREKLAPILAFYTAETWQEACELSMDILYHEGAGHTLIIHSEDKEIIREFALKKPVSRLLVNTPGALGGIGATTNLVPALTLGCGAVGGSSSSDNIGPENLFNIRRIATGVLELEDIRKEENQATPELSVDADALIQSLVEKVLAELK
- a CDS encoding BMC domain-containing protein; translated protein: MANANALGMIETKGLVGAVEAADAMVKAANVTLMGKEQVGGGLVTVMVRGDVGAVKAATDAGAAAAERVGELLSVHVIPRPHSEVDAILPKSAE
- the eutD gene encoding ethanolamine utilization phosphate acetyltransferase EutD, whose product is MNNELITSLIEEVTRRALLETGVEVEASGRHVHLDRETVDALFGPGYELTHFRDLSQPGQYVCKERISIVGPKSVIHNVVILGPIRKKTQVEISATDGTALGIKAPVRESGDIAGTPGILLLSAKNSVQLTEGLIVAKRHIHMTPEDAAKQQVTQSEIVQVKINGDRPLIFDDVVVRISPDFATYMHIDYDEANACGFKKGIRGQIIKKTKAK
- a CDS encoding TIGR02536 family ethanolamine utilization protein, giving the protein MSMEMEALIKAVTEEVMRRLQLPDKKMIIMGQDSEHTLRQCYQKEYQVSLYDRSERTCDILLLEEMEIAELARISLLAPMNKKEQFITDHLLEERPTWIMKSGIKANAYKRSAKYGIRQLLQEYEEKLARFGVEYIDNPVKNVKTSKVISEQDVIKLTKNKSEFILPEGSFLTPLAKDYLQENRISIKES
- a CDS encoding EutN/CcmL family microcompartment protein → MQIGKVTGSLWATRKDEKLNGLKLLLVEICTDEVEDKRHSIVAADNAGAGNGDLVLVTTGSAARASTGDNTIPVDACIVGIIDSVERYG
- a CDS encoding ethanolamine utilization microcompartment shell protein, with the protein product MAEQSLGILELRSISKGYEMADVFLKAGNVTLFTFRPTCPGKFLIILQGASGELTSAMQDAKEEAGKFHVSSYILHMAHEELLAFLNNKHPKVDVDAVGIIEISQLGAGLNAVNEALKKSAIHLKRMTLGASIGGKFVAVFTGEVSAIQEGMRILIETAEPKKVIHHTVIPSPDELLKRYL
- the eutH gene encoding ethanolamine utilization protein EutH — its product is MSINEIIIYLMVIFMILGAIDKIIGNKFGLGAQFEEGIMAMGSLTLAMVGIITLAPVLAKILSPIVVPIYTALGADPAMFATTLLANDMGGFALAQELALTPDAGLFAGAILGSMMGPTIVFTIPVALGIIKKEDHKYLATGVLSGIITIPIGCLIGGLVAGFSPIMIFKNLVPILLVAVLIMLGLWFKPEGMIKGFTIFGKGVVIVATIGLVAGAIQQLTGLTIIPGIAPIGEGIEIVGGIALVLAGAFCLVFVITKVFNKPLMKMGKLLGMNEVAAAGMVATLANSIPMFQMLKDMDERGKIINVAFAVSAAFVLGDHLGFTAGVAQDMIFPMIVGKLVGGVTAVAVAIYMANRMMKKNKAKEQTAVKDNG
- a CDS encoding cupin domain-containing protein, whose translation is MADISKELIEQLVKQVVLEKMGQSSKHVDPSGILSVKLPEVRVSEEDRLDTGNPSDVVYTKDLVTLEESKRLGFGLMEMKDTTFDWFLDYDEVDYIIEGRLDVVIDGRNVSAGPGELIFIPKGSQIKFSVTGEARFIYVTYPADWQSQ
- a CDS encoding helix-turn-helix transcriptional regulator, encoding MEKEKVVNIQPLMNSQVENQFTQQIQEDFNKKNPDHSALLHSLETVEVLDVLSDYYTAHEKQKQPKKEAATSSKTSGEHKEIKQAIRYIKKNIHRSITLEEVANYVYLSPFYLSKLFKNELNINFINYVNEQKMLYAKEQLEKSDWAVHTIAKNLGFSRASYFCKVFKKEFDMTPKEYRDSLK
- a CDS encoding ECF transporter S component, translating into MKIQKLVLCAMLIAMCVIGANIKLMGSVAFDAAPAFIGTLLLGPMYGAVLGIFGHLTSALLAGFPLTLPIHLIVAGMMGVTMIAYGFTRHKLAEKNQLVAISASSVVAFVFNCPLSLLALYPLMHQAVFVLFPVLAIGSICNIFVAEVVYQVLPERWKRRIAGY
- a CDS encoding cobyrinate a,c-diamide synthase encodes the protein MNKILIAAASSGAGKTTVTLGIMQALKKRGFAVQPFKVGPDYIDTNYHQAITGVASINLDSFLIDDDEMLASLFQKHGESADISVIEGVMGLFDGLGTDRDNASTSFIAKCTKTPVILVVDGKAISTSAAAIVDGFNRFDPELKIAGVIINRVASENHFSLIKGAIERYTDVPVLGYLPKNAAVALPERHLGLVPQEEMTELEAKWELLSDLITTHVDLDKLLEISKSSENLSTSKAQMKVADFSGLRVAYALDAAFHFYYQDNLDLIRLTGAELIPFSPLEDNEVPEADFIYIGGGFPEIFAKQLNDNRSMRKSILAAHEKGIPIYAECGGLMYLGSSLEMEGKQYEMVGVFNGISKMTTRLRKFGYCIAEPLEETLIGKKGMSIRGHEFHHSVFETTETACMKLSKKRDGEIVKEWRGGYQKGNTFASYLHIHFYQNPAILMQMFGAGKR
- the cbiB gene encoding adenosylcobinamide-phosphate synthase CbiB, translating into MSVLFYTISFILDFILGDPYSWPHPIKVIGNFIQLLTNALRKIFHGKSLYFAGGLLFILTVGMTGIVSWLILYISAKIAFWLYAAVFIYLGYTTLAMTCLAKEARKIQRTLADGDLEAARVQVGMIVGRDTDKLTAEQISKATIETVAENTADGVIAPLFYLFIGGPVLALMYKAVNTLDSMVGYKNEKYRAIGFVSAKMDDLANFIPARLSWFFLVIASFILKYDGRTAWRIGLRDRKNHTSPNCAYPEGAVAGALGITLGGTHEYFGETVVKPTIGSGTKAVTQKEISQTIHLLYTASIIAFLIFISIHLILF
- a CDS encoding cobalt-precorrin-8 methylmutase, encoding MNYIKNPAKIEEKSFEIIQQIIDDIRPDYTFQNKLEEAIIKRAIHTTADFDYLDSLVFQQDVIQKIIHVLKNKGTIFTDTNMALSGINKRLLDELGCSYHCYVSDPETIEIAKQHGITRSMAGIKLASLKDGPKIFVLGNAPTAVYKIIEMTESGQLQAEAVVAVPVGFVGAAECKEEILETDIPAIVARGRKGGSNLAAAIINAILITM